A segment of the Promicromonospora sukumoe genome:
CGACTCCCCCACCACGGCCACGGTGGAGCCGCGCGGGATGTCGAGGCTCACGCCGTCCACCGCGGTGAAGTCCTTGCTGCGGGACAGCAGGCCACCGCCGCGGATGGTGAACACCTTGCTGACGTCCTGGACGGAGACCAGGACGTCGGCGTCGGCCGTGTTCTCGGCCGCCGCCTCGTCGCCGTGCGCGAGGAGGGCGTCGTCGAGCACGTCGTCCAGGCCGCGCTCGCGCGCGATCTCGATGCGGCGCGACGCGAGCGACGGGGCCGCCGCCATGAGGCGCTTCGTGTACTCGTGCTGCGGGGCGGTCAGGACCTGGCGGGCCGGGCCCTGCTCCACGATCTCGCCGTGGTACATGACCACCACGATGTCGGCCCGCTCGGCCGCGAGGCCGAGGTCGTGCGTGATGAGCAGCACCGCGGTGCCGAGCTCCTGCGTCAGCCCGGCGAGCTGGTCCAGGATGCCGCGCTGCACGGTCACGTCCAGGGCCGACGTCGGCTCGTCCGCGACCAGCAGGGCCGGGCGGCCGGACAGGCCCATGGCGATGAGCGCCCGCTGGCGCATGCCGCCGGAGAACTCGTGCGGGTACTGGCCGGCCCGGCGCGCGGCGTCGGGCAGGCCCACCTCGTCGAGCAGCTCGACCGTGCGCGCCCGGGCGTCGCGGCGCGAGCGCAGGCCGTTGTCGATCAGGCCCTCGTCGATCTGCTGCCCGATCCGCATGATCGGGTCGAGGTTGGTCATCGGGTCCTGCGGCACGAGGCCGAGCTCGGTGCCGCGGAGCTGCGCCATGCGCTGCGCGGACACGTGGCCCAGGTCCTCGTCCTTGAACCAGATGTGCCCCTCGGCCACGGAGCCGTTGCTCGCCAGGAGACCGAGCACCGCCATCGCGAGGGTCGTCTTGCCGGAGCCCGACTCCCCCACGATCGCGACGGTCTGGCCGCGCCGGACGGTGAGGTTCGCGTTCGCCACGGCGCGCGCGGGGCCGTTCTCGGTCCGGAAGTCGACGGCCAGGTCCTCGACCCGCAGGACGACGTCCTCGGCCGGGGCGTCCGCCTGGGCGTCGGCGGGGGCACCCGAGGTCTTGGGTTCGGTGATGTCGGTCATCGTCGGGTCCTGTTCCGGGGGTCGAGGGCCTCGCGCAGGCTCTCGCCCACGAGGGTGAAGCCGAGGGCCGTCACGGCGATGCAGATACCGGGCAGGATCGCCAGGCGCGGCGCGACCGCCAGCTCCTGCTGCGCGGCCGTCAGCATGCGCCCCCACTCCGCGGTGGACGGCTCGCCGCCGCCCAGGCCGAGGAAGGAGAGCGCAGCGGCCTCGATCACCGCGGTGGCGAGGGTCAGCGTGGCCTGCACGATGACGGGGCCCACGCTGTTGGGCAGCACGTGGCTCATGGTCACCGACCGCCGGCTCAGGCCGAGCGCGGACGCCGCCAGCACGTAGTCCTGGCCCCTCTGCGCGAGCATCGACCCCCGCAGCAGTCGGGCGAAGATCGGGATCTGCACCACACCGATGGCGACGATCACCGACATCGACGACTGGCCCGCGATCGCGGCGATCGACACCGCCAGCAGCAGCGACGGGACGGACAGCATGAGGTCCACCAGGCGCATCGCGCCGAAGTCGACCCACTTGCCGAACCAGCCCGCGAGCAGGCCGAGCGCCATGCCGCCGGCCAGGCCGAACAGCGTGGACAGCACGCCCACGAGCAGCGAGGCGCGCGCGCCCCAGATCAGCTTGCTGAGCACGTCGCCGCCGTAGCGGTCCAGCCCCAGCAGGTAGTCGGACGACGGCCCCGGGATCATCGTCGGGCGTACCTCGGCGCGGCCCGGCAGCTCGTTGGGGCCGTACGGGGCGAGCAGCGGCGCGAAGATCGCCACCAGCACGAAGGCGGCGACGATGACGAAGCCGGCGATCGCGACGGGGTTCTTGCGGAGCGTGCGCCAGGCACGGCCCCACACGCCCTCGCCGGCGTGGTCGGCACCGCCGGGGCCGTCGCCGTGGATGGACTTGCGCAGCGGCTGGGCTGCCGCGCCGTCGGTCACAGGAAGCTCGTTGGCGCTCACTGCTGCCTCCTCAGCCGGGGGTCGATCAGCCCGTACGACACGTCGACGAGCAGGTTCACGAGGGCGTACACGATGGCGATCATCAGGACGAAGCCCTGCATGACCGGGTAGTCGGCGTTGAACACGGCCTCGGCCAGGAACGAGCCGATGCCGGCGAACGCGAACACGGTCTCGGTCAGCACCGCGCCCGAGAGCAGCAGGCCGACCTGCAGGCCGATGGTGGTCAGGACCGGCAGCATCGAGTTGCGCAGGATGTGCTCGCCACGCAGGCGCGACGGCCGGATGCCCTTGGCGCGGGCGGTGCGGACGTAGTCGGCGTTCTGCACCTCGGACACGGCGGCGCGCGTCATGCGGGCCACGATCGCGAGCGGGATGGTGCCGAGCGCGATGCCCGGCAGGATCAGGTGCACCAGGGCGTCCCATGCGGCGTCCCACTCACCGGTGAGCAGTCCGTCCAGCACGTAGAAGTTCGTCGGGTGCGTCGCGATCATCGTCGGGTCC
Coding sequences within it:
- a CDS encoding ABC transporter permease; amino-acid sequence: MLRLIVQRLLLLIPLLLGLSVLLFAWVRALPGGPATALLGERATPEAVARINTLYGFDQPIHIQYFKYLGRLLTGDFGVSTRTGRPVLDEFLTRFPATIELTIVALIIAIGIGIPLGYVAARRAGSFIDHSSVVVSLIGVTVPVFFLAFILKYVFAVELGWFPSTGRQDPTMIATHPTNFYVLDGLLTGEWDAAWDALVHLILPGIALGTIPLAIVARMTRAAVSEVQNADYVRTARAKGIRPSRLRGEHILRNSMLPVLTTIGLQVGLLLSGAVLTETVFAFAGIGSFLAEAVFNADYPVMQGFVLMIAIVYALVNLLVDVSYGLIDPRLRRQQ
- a CDS encoding ABC transporter permease, yielding MHGDGPGGADHAGEGVWGRAWRTLRKNPVAIAGFVIVAAFVLVAIFAPLLAPYGPNELPGRAEVRPTMIPGPSSDYLLGLDRYGGDVLSKLIWGARASLLVGVLSTLFGLAGGMALGLLAGWFGKWVDFGAMRLVDLMLSVPSLLLAVSIAAIAGQSSMSVIVAIGVVQIPIFARLLRGSMLAQRGQDYVLAASALGLSRRSVTMSHVLPNSVGPVIVQATLTLATAVIEAAALSFLGLGGGEPSTAEWGRMLTAAQQELAVAPRLAILPGICIAVTALGFTLVGESLREALDPRNRTRR
- a CDS encoding dipeptide ABC transporter ATP-binding protein, encoding MTDITEPKTSGAPADAQADAPAEDVVLRVEDLAVDFRTENGPARAVANANLTVRRGQTVAIVGESGSGKTTLAMAVLGLLASNGSVAEGHIWFKDEDLGHVSAQRMAQLRGTELGLVPQDPMTNLDPIMRIGQQIDEGLIDNGLRSRRDARARTVELLDEVGLPDAARRAGQYPHEFSGGMRQRALIAMGLSGRPALLVADEPTSALDVTVQRGILDQLAGLTQELGTAVLLITHDLGLAAERADIVVVMYHGEIVEQGPARQVLTAPQHEYTKRLMAAAPSLASRRIEIARERGLDDVLDDALLAHGDEAAAENTADADVLVSVQDVSKVFTIRGGGLLSRSKDFTAVDGVSLDIPRGSTVAVVGESGSGKSTLARMILDIEKPTTGSITFDGGLVGAGGHKEQIAYRRRVQPVFQDPYSSLDPLYSVFRAIEEPLRAHDYGDAAARRARVEELAEQVALSKSQLQRFPAELSGGQRQRVAIARALALSPELVVCDEAVSALDVVVQAQILQLLAGLQEELGLTYLFITHDLAVVRQIADRVLVMQQGRVVEEGTVDTVFDSPATDYTRALLDAIPGKDLELAL